tttctgaataaatgatttgaatttggacaGTAACTACTTCGACGGAGTACCTTCTAATTCCATGGGTGCATTCAACATGTGACAGAAAAATTAAGTCAATTCGCGATACCGGCACACCAATCTAGGTCCAGCCGTTATGGTAAACATATAGGTCTAGCCAAAGATATAAGCACGATACACCTAGAATTAACCAATGAAGATCGGCTGCACTAGGTCTAGTTGAACCAATAGTAAGACACACCTATGTGTAACTGAGACCGGATTCACCTAGGTCTAGCTGGCTAAACATAGGTGTAGCCGCACTTCGGTAATTAACCAACATATACTAGGTACAAAATTTCGTCGTCGACGTTACTTCTGGTGCtaatttttgtagtttttaaatGAACAGACTCAAAATTATTGGACCAACCTATTTTGATGAACCGATATAGATTATACTTTCAAGAATACTTAACATAGCCTTCGACTTCTTAAATGTGGACGACGTAGCGGGCGCCCGCTTGTAGATTGGgtattaagataaaaaaaaaagagtaacttatccaaaaatatattttcttatatacatgtaggtaaataatatatcttcatAAATATCTCTGACCTAACCTTGGCATTCCCTATCGGTAAACACAAGTGACCGATTGTCGACCTCAATTCTTGATGCCTGTCCATACACAAACAACTAACATCGATTAAGGACTAACAAATATTTGGAAAAGAAAATgattaattaggtacctacatccACATAACCCTATGTTTATCAACAGattttcgtaataaaataatacacttaGGTACGTAATATcattaaatcataataaatcttaGTTTGGTtaaaacaatgtaagtacttatgttaaaattgtgatatcgttaaaaaataaaataaaaagagaaaaagaaaaaaaattaaatgttgtgTAAATTGGCCCCACATTAAATTCTTTGTTTctgtaaactttttattttctagatttttttgataaaactgGCTAACCCTATATTTTCCATAATCATATGTACGTTTTTGAAgctcaaataaatacaaacattaacAACAACTAACAACCTTTAACAACACAAGTCTTTGTGagtcataattttttgtactttgagtgtaataaatttttttaaatcaattaatagaataatttGCCTTTGATAAAAAAgtctatttaattaaagtattgcctattattaataactacaacttgatttaattgtttattttatagcgaatttttaatttgaaatcggttcataaaatattgcctTTTGCCACAGCTAGCAACCCAAACTGATTGATGTTCAAATTGACTTCTAACGTAACCAGTAACATCAGGatacacaataatttattaagtgttCTGGATGGACAATCGTACTTGCAGTGACTGATGGTGGAACAATGTGTGTGGCTTTTGTCTAAAACAATGCATTAATTCCAATGCATTCCAATTATATGGgtacaatacattttcatacattttatttgttaaatgacaattttattgcTTGATCCCTTTTTGCTTGGTATTGTAAGCTTCAGAACAATTTCTAAAGGCAATATCATGAAATTTCAGAGAAAAGCTTCAAGTCTCATGCTATAGTGAGGCTGTGCTGTTGAATCATTCATGTTTCCAGATAAAACCACTTAATCTAAATGCACCACTCAAGTCCCAGTTAAAGATTCTTTCACCAGGTTTAGTTCCACCTGCTCCAGCAATAACAATTAATGGCATAAAGTGTTCAGCAGCATATAATGGATGAGCATCTGTGGCTCCCGGTTGTTGTCGCCAAGCAACAAACCCTTCTTTTCTTTTAACCTCATCTTCAGCAGTACATACTCTATTAAGAAATTCATCAAATTCTTCATTCACAACCTCTCTCCTGTTCAGAGTTCGGAACTCTCTCATATTATGATAGGACATGCCTGATCCTATTATCGCTATACCATCTTTCCGGAACTGATGTAAGGCTTTTCCCAACCTATAATGCTGTTCAGGGTCTTGGTTTGACAAAACAGAAATTTGCACAATAGGGATGTCCGCTTTTGGATTAATTAACATCATAGGAACAAATACTCCATGATCCCAACCTCTTTTAGGATCTAATTTCGAATCTATGCCACTACTTTTTAGTGCTTGTTGCAGGCGATTCGCCAAATCTGGATCACCAGGAGcgtcatatttatatttgtaagatTCTGGAGGGAAACCATAATAATCAAAGTATAGACTATGATGACTTCCTGAGGATATGGTTACAACACTTTCTTCCCAATGGGCAGTCACTAAAATTATAcctttgatttgatttaggTTAATGTGTCTCTGAACTTCATCGCGCAAAAACTTTGTTAATCCTGCATGGTCTTTGTCTCCTAAAAGTGGTAAAGGACCTCCTCCGTGATTAACAAAGAGAGCGGGTGCTACGACAGCCATTGCCATTTGACGGGCACTGccactgaaatattttataatattcatagaaAGCAGTGACATAAACACTATAAAacagatttgaatgaaaatggAGAGAGTATTGAGGATCAGCATGTAAATGGATTTAAACTTTCTGGatctcataaaatatattatttaaagttgttTACCACACTTTTGACAAAATACCACATACAATTACAAAGCCAATATCAGATCTCGAAGTTTTATCAagttggttaaaaataaattccacttacaaaacaaaataggtATTACAAATCCAATGGAGATTTTCTGCTTGACATGataaatgtcaatgtcaaaaaggtatatattttgattatgcACAAAAGAGCATGAAGATATCGATAGGTAAATATTATCGATATTCACAAAATCGCTCATATATCAGTGTAGCAATAGGGAAGACGAACGACGAAAAGACACACATTCGATTAAATTAGGTAcacttaaatgaaaaaaaagagATATGTAACAAAGgaataaaaaatgcttttgatTGCGTACAACATAACATTCTTCTTAAACAATTGGAAAATCTAGGGATCCGAGGCTTACCACTTAACTTAATTCAATCATATCTAAGCAACCGTAAACAAATAGTAGTCATTGACAAGTATAATCCTATCAGCAAAACAATAGAGGAAGTCAAATCTGACCAGGCTAAAATTCTTCTCGGTGTTCCTCAGGGTAGTATACTTGGTCCACTCCTATTCCTTATTTACGTTAATGAACTTCCATCCATTACACAACACAAGTGCGTCGTGTTTGCAGATGATGCAACTCTATTCATATCTGATACAActaaagataaaaacaaatttgaagaagaaatCAACAAGACATTAAATAGTACAGTAAATTGGCTTTAAATCTATAAACTTAACagtaaatttaacaaaaacaaaaataatacagtttagaaattataataaggaaccatatagtttaaatattcatgaaactaacaaaaaaattgaagacGTAAACGAAACAAACTTTTTAGGTGTCAATATTGATTGTAACTTAAATTGGAAAGCgcacatagataaaattaacaaaacaatatccaGTTACTGTTACGCTCTTTCGATACTTGCTGAAAGCTCTTCAGCTGAAGTTGCCCGAACTGCATACTTTGGAAATGTTTTTCCTTACCTCACATATGGAATTATCTATTGGGGGAATTCTGTTAATGTAAATTCCACTTTCCTGCTTCAAAAAAGATGTATACGCATAATACATAACTTGTATGCAGATGACACAttacgaaatatatttaaagaaaagggCTATTTAACATTAGctaatatctatatacttgaattatgtgtatttgttcaaaataacaagttatattttagaaaaaaaatggatcTCAGAGATAAccaaagaaatttatataaaaatgatttgtatcttcccattgtaaataatgaagtGTATAAAAAAGTGCCTATATTTCTGGAATTAACCATTTACCtgtaaatatcaaatgtatccAAAATAGTCACTTATTCAAACTGAAGCTTAAGGCTTGGTTATTAGACcatgtgttttataatttggatGAATACTATGAGTATAATACTCGTACCTTACGAGAATAAATTGGTAtgtattccataaataattatattgtgtgtaaagacaaattacttataagttgttcaaacagtttaatttgtaagtactgCACGTACTTATccatatatagaaatatagtatgtgttataagtgtaacataacgctaatattgcatgcctgaaagggtaaactgttgaaactatatgtattgtatgtgccaCACCGTGTACTACacagttactgcaataaagatatttgagtttgagtttgaaAAAAACAGTGCGTTGTACGGAGTAGGTATCTATCTCTACCattgaattagtaggtactccgttttCTCTCGGCGGACCATCCAAGATGGcggaatagttatttcttATGCATTTCTACAATATGGGTATCAAATGTTTGTTGAGACTAACTCgaaaaataatgtgacgtCATTCTAAATCCTATATGGCGGAAAATCCAAGATGGGagaaaggttatttttttatgcactTCTATAATATGGGTATCAAATGAAAGGGCTTGTTGAGagtaaatcaaaaaataatgtgacgtCATTGTAAATCAAATATGGTCCGCCATAAAAGCTTGTCGTCGAGGTTTGCCTATAAGTATTTTGctcaattaaataggtactagtttatttacacaagtaaACTTCGcgacaataaacaaaaaacaaacttcggtttatgatgatataaattgtgttgtgtataatgaggttatacttaatttgataattaaaattttaaaggaacattttattatcttctttttggagtatttaaataaaagcttttctttaaaagtttttcccttttaatttttattttcaggaccAGTTAACCGCATCCCAAAGAAAGTAAAAGTAGCTTCCGTTTATTCATGGTTTAAAAGTGAACGTAAACTCTTAAAAGTGTACTCAAAAGCGACAAAGAGTATCGCTTTTGAGTACACTTTTAAGAGTTCAGTGACTGTACTGAACGTgaagataaaaatagatttcgaTTCAAATATGTCATTTCACGGGTAAAGGTTGACTCTATAGAcggtttattattttttatttgaatagtttttagGTTGAATAGTTGTtgattgtgtaaaataaacatatccCAATCCCACAATAGTGCAATGTGATGTCAATAgtgtcaataaattaaagaatgataataaagttattgtgtTTTACACTTTAATACTTTGTGTTCTGAAGCTTAAGTATTGAATAATCcttcttcttttcttttaaagTCGCAcgacgattgcgtagaagttTTTTTGGTCTCAAATCTTcgacaatattgaaaattggcgctctTCGcgccattggcaatgtttgtttacCGAAGTTGTACCAGTCGCCATCTACGCCAAGGTTTGCGTAATATTCACTATTTCATGTGACagtgaaagaaagaaagaaagaaacaaatcatttattcggcaaacacataaaatccaaacatacaaaagagtaacaaatatatatcgaataaaatatgtaagccgaaatggcgaccagctcagcataGTGCCATGGTATCAagccaaggcgctgattttcagctggaaccaaatacaaaagtaggtatggtggcaaaataaacaagttaatatgtacggaaacagaaacaaacaaaaacaaacaacagcaaacaataggattaaacatatgacttaggaaaaaatgaaaaaaaaggaataaggataaattacatggaagctatggaaaatatatatatatatatatatatatatatatatatatatatatatatatatatatatatatatatatatataaagtataaatatgaacctaaaaataattcaatgtattgCCCTCAATTTGCCGCAATAAAGTAAACTCTTTGATGCGTTTACGGAATATTGTGACAGATGAATGTGAATGTGAATGAATGTGATGTAGTGACATGTAGTGATGAACAAGTGGCGATATTGACGATATCGGACACCTGTATAATCATCGATTCTTCGGCTacactattaatatatataatcagaCAATCACGTGTTTTGTGATACAGGGTACGTCTTGTGTCCTTCATGATGGCAAGTGGCAATACTGTGGTGGTGTTGAGATGGTAACATGAAATTAATAGGTAGTGGGTACCTAATTTCATGTTACCTGGAGttgagtattactgcacatttatcccggcAGAGTACAgtactgtatgttaggtacacaaaagctttgtcgccttttgctatgtcgattaaaacgtttattttagagtactttattaatcctttcattatgtaagcattcgtttgtgaaaatatacaacaatgtagtatattcgggtgccgaaatattgggaaaaatcgttttgaaaattatgGGACGTATCTCATAGTTTTCGAagctttttatcttatggaaaacgatttttccctaTATTTCGTAATACGTGAGGCGGAACTCACGTTGTAAAATTTCGGAATTCGGTCGAAAataagctcggaacacttcacacgtgaagacttattaaaatatggacttcatacaggtaagacctttagtcaaaatcaagtttatatatatcaccaaataatgcagaacataacctaaaataatgttattgttttcaggataatccactaaacccttcctttttcctttaaactcacATCACGATttcgtagaaggtatttttggtcgtaaatctgcaacaatattgaatattggcgctttttgcctctattggcaatgtttgtgtatggTAGTTATatcagtagcgccatctgcacTGAGCTTCGCGAAATATGCCCTATTCCATGGATCGAATTGCGATTAGGTcgcaaagtggatcgcgttaagagataaTGGTAAGGCTCCTGATATATGGATTTGCTACTTAGGCATTTGCTGAGCGGAGGCCAGGTttgaccaatatttttttaaatattttacttatgttaagaaaacCCTGtagtttttgttatgtttataattttgtggcttagatatatatatatatatatcttcttataatatgtttatattataagaagATATGATAGCTATTCTCCTTGTGATAGgttatggaattagtaggtacctactaattccatggatggGATCTATTAGCTCTCACTATACCTACAGATTTATTTAGCAAGGTGGCAACTCACAGGCATGTCAATGTCATTGCCTACTCTGCATATGAATATTTCGTACATATCTACTACAtgtagataatattaaatttaatatctcaTATGCAGAGTGAGCGcaatttatgatttaaaaaatgtctaaGCCTCTAATTAACATAGAAATTATGTAGAAgtgctaaataaaatatatgatttttggTTTGAATTATGTAAAGGGGCATAGAATTCATGAGTCATATTTTAAGGcgtagttattaaaaaatgttcctGAGAAGCTGTATAAGAGTAAGACAAACTGTGAATTTGTTCCACAATCATAGAAGATCGATTTCTTCACTTCGCCGAGGAGTAAATTACATGTTCAAAAagaatttattgtttactaaCAGTATTACATCAGGAGGATGTATGTCTCTTGGTGACCTAATACAGCAGGAAATCGAATATGAAGCTAAAATTTTACCTTTTAGATATGACTGGGCACGAGTAGGTAAAGTCATTCGAAATTATATCtttgtaaagtttatttacaaataattgaaagaaaatataatatgttatttttttattttagctagAATGTTTATAGTTGGAACCCTAATGGGGCCTTTGCATCACTTTTATTACACACAGTTAGATAAGATTTTCCCACAATGTAATCTTAAAACtgttgcaataaaaatattatgtgatcAAGCTTTTGCATCTCCAGCtacaattatctttttcttctATGGAATGGGAGTGCTAGAAGAGAAATCATTTAGCAAAAGTACAGAGGAAATAGtacaaaagtttaaatatgtttacttGGTAAGCATCTTTTTATAGTCATATGATTAAGAATGGTTGTAGCATTTGCAATGTCAAttcaaattatcaattttgtcaattattaatttccaatatttttgtattgtgttgtTAATGGCTTTGTTGATAATATGTGTTAAGTTTAGAGTTTCTAAACATGGTAAACTGCAGTAGCAGAGAAGACTTGATTTTTGTGCTGTCCTtgttatagtaaaaatatgttatgtttacttctttttcaaatggaaaatagtaatactttatttttttttgtttcagggaGATTGTCTATTTTGGCCTCCAGTACAATTTATAAACTTCTACTTTTTACCAACACAATACAgagtgttttatataaatgttgcAACAATGGtctttaatgtatttttgtcatacatGAAACATTTTGaccaacattaaaaaatgtagtgTTGGAAATGATTTTAGCACAATTTTATgatcaattataatattatgtccaTATCAAAGTTACTTTTtgggagaaaaatatttttaaaatgaagcaaggtgttttacaaaaatcttgAGAACATGAATAAACTATAATGATTCATGAAAcccaaatatattatgaacaCTCTGCCACTACCATGACTGCTCTGCAAAAGTGACTTTGATtgtaaacacaaataaaagcTATCATTAAGTTGAATagtagttaattatttattatgaaagaaTAATGTATTGGTTAAGTTTTGAAATATCATTTCcatattgtgattttattcCAATTTGATACTACAATGTTGTAACTAGTTGTGTAGATTTAACTATGCAGTTTATTTTGTTGACTTAACAAGATTTTTCTAAATGCTATCACAATAGAATTTGATTGTAATCTCGAAAATAAAAAGGGCCTAttcttactttattttttatttttataaacaatgatTATAAATTCCTATAAATAGCTAAGAAGTATTAGGTATAGAAAATATCATATGCAACTAATTAGAACAAAAGAATATAATGAAGATTTGATAAATTCCACCATCTTATAATTTGATCTATTTAAACATTGATAAGTGGtgcaacaatattttaaagaacatAATTATCATTGCACTTTGCTCATAGTGTGGGATGTTTCTGTATTTACATGTATGCTCATTAGCAGATAAATGtttcaaaacttttaaaatgtaataaaagccaaactttattatattatttagtatgtattaaatatttatacaacagGGCACCACACTAAGGTGCATGCGATAAACAAGCTCAGACATAGTTATTTAgactattatataatctgtgattTGATCAAGCAGGCTGTTTAGGCTATCTGGCTGGAGTTTCTGTCATCTCAGATCTCAGTAACTATACTGATTATAAGTTCCTGTCtttgtcatcaaaataaacattttataaaatagacaaagacaggaaattataatattagacaCACTAGTGAAAATTACAGTGATAATGCTTTCATgtttacagtctatgaattatcacaatgatcttGAATATATCCATTTTACATAGAGTTTGcatatttgtttcaattatCTGACTTTGTCATCCTATCTGATATTGTAAAACCTTATGTAAAACCTTATGTAAACCTTTTTAGCCCCAGCACATTAATCCTTTCTTGTCCCCAGTTTAACTTAATTATGATGTGGTATAAAGTTAGTGCAAATCCAAGGTAAACCTTTTTAGCCCCAGCACATTGTCCAGTCATCCTTTCTTGTCTGCAGTTTAACAATAATCCGGTACAAAGCTAGTGCAGGTCCAAGAGGAAGTCCTAAACCTTTCACTATATCAGCTCGCCTTGCCATACTTACAGCTTGACCATCAAACTCCtggaaatattacattattatcagTGTTGGTctgtgaaaactactatacttgAGTTAGATATAGtggtatacaaacacatgtgGGACTAGGATTTGAATCTGGAACTTGTCAATCACAGATGGATAGACTTAACCACTGGGCCACCactatttctattctatatttttaaagtatgaaTAATTGATATGAAGATATATTCATAGGCCATGAACTTACCTGTTCTTTTAGAATAGGTGCTGCTTCAGGCAAATGTTTAATGAAGTATTCATAAACATCCTCAGTTGTCCAATTTGTTATGTCTGGCAAGCTAGGATCTATAGGAACATCATCTCCAAATTTTGAAGAAGTTCTATCAAGCTCATGAGGCTTTAAAAATGGATCAACTGGTGGTGAATTCTGTGAATTATAGTCTATATTGCTGGGAATGATAGCCGGTGAGCCCATCACTGTTGGGCGTGATTCCAAGCAGTTGTTACATTCCCACTGATCCCATGCTTTCAATCTTTCGGGAATTCGAGGAGCATGACAAAGAGCATGATATGCATCTGAGCAAATACTGCAGACAGTCAAGATACcctgaaaaaaaagaaaatactttaaagaaaatcaatttatcaatatattttattatattaactgaACAGGGAAGTGGTGACATCTAATTATGTTTCCATTTGATTGACATAGGTTTGCTAACTGTGATAAAGTTTTGTTTCTAAAggttcaaatttaattaatagatcagtcaaaaacacaaatatgtaATAGAATACTTACAGCATCATTTGTTTCACAGCAAACAACACAAGTTTTACAATGTGGGCACTGCCATGTATTATCTGGACGTGGTTTCAAGATACCTGACCCAGACTGGAGACAACTCAAATGAGCTTTGTTATTGCAATCTCGGCATTCCACCAGTCTATCATTTGAACCCCTAGCTTTCTGAATGTGGCAGACAGAGCAAACTCCTCCAGAAGTTTCATTAGGGATAGGCTCTTCAGGTTCTATTTCATCAGCACTACCATCTGACATTTGACCATCAGATGGCGGAGTGCCTTCTTTATCTGGTTTGCTATGACTTGCACCCATCAGTCTTTTCTTgattgtacttttatttaaagaccCCACTGGTCTACCCCGTTTCCTTTTGCTTGGCACATTGTTATCTGAAGgatcaaatacttttttagcCATCTTTCTTCTTTCACCAACTCGAACTCCAGAGTTTCTAGTGCTGTTACTAACATTGTTTGATGATCCACCCCCTCTCTTCTTTGGGCGTCCTCTCATTCTTTGTGGTGATGATCGGCATGAAGAATTCGCCGAAGATGTcatctataattttaaagaaaatttttacagaacaaatattttaaattccattTTAGAATGAGTTTGTGGTCATTTAAGTGatcaaaataatcaaattcatGTTGttcaataaatctaaataatctttcaaatcataataaaatacagctACATGTGTAGCTTCCAAAATATAACTCAGATGAAAGAAccaatagaaattttattgaagaaaaaatatcaccTTGGTATTTGAATCCatattgtattcaaatttaaaactatcTGAGCTGTCACCATCATGGTCTGCAGGGCCTAGAGCAAGATTACCATTTGGCAATTTCACAAGACTTCCAGATGATAATTCCTTATTGATGATAGTTTCTAATTGTTTCTTTGAGTATTTAGATTCCTGAGATGCTGCAGCCCTaaccaaatcttcaaaagaGATTCCATTTTCTAAGAAACTTTGGTCCTGATATATGAGAGTAGCGATTGCTGATGTTATAATTCTCCGTTCACTTGAAGCTGAAGTACTCGCCATTTCTGTATTTTAAGAGCAATcttcgaaataataatattaggtcAAGCTGCatgcacaaataaaaaactttataatcatatacaaataaaaaattgttgttaTTCACAGTATAGgcagattattatatttagaacaCTTTCACATAAAAGTTATTTcctaaataatgttttcctCTACTTACtttgattagatttttttctccaCTTTGCAGCGTTACGATAGCTTACATTATCCTTGTAGTCAACCTTAAATATGCTCTTCTCTTTCAAACAACGCTTGAGATCAGCTTTGGTGTCTTTAGGTGTTACTTTATAACACTTTAACATAAATTTGCAAATTCGGTATAAATCTGGACGCGATTTACGTGAACGTAAATGATCGATTGCTGCAAGAATCTGTTGTTTATGCTTTATCTCGGACATttctgaaattaataatttgtgaGAACAAAAAGCATTGGGATTAggaaatttgaattaatcgAGTTAGCACCTATTTACCTGCCTGTGCAAAATCATGCCGGCGAATTGAATGCCACACTTAGTTACAAAATTTGCACTTTCTTTGAATgtctcataaaatatatatctgaaACACTTCTAGGATAGGACTAGGTTGAAGCcaaccaaaataaaaaggaaattttattaattccttAGAACTAAAATAGATAAGCTCAACAAAGCAAACTTAATTTGTCTATGCAAAGGATGCAAAGAGAAATTAAGTTTGtgcataggtacttatttcttCTTTGGCAAAGATGTCCTAAACTCAACTCACTATTTTTGCTACTACTAAGTGTAAGTAACCAAACACGTTGGTTTCCGAATCAGGTTTTCTGAAGTCGTTTTCCATGATAGATCTAAGCCTTTTTCACATGGTTAAGTAGGGTTTAGTAAacgcatggaattagtaggtactcaagTACGTACTAAATCCGTGATGGATTTAGTATGTACTTCGAACGGTTGtcgattaaaaattaaacattgttACTGTCAATGTCTAGTTGATTTGTCAAATTGGTCCAACAGTCAAGTCGATGCTTAGAGTCGTATCGAAGGAAAGATTTTCGGATTTTCTTCCATCCATTGCAATAGATACCcaatacatacctacctaccgtttggaaataaatattttagactatcatatatttttttaaagcttaatgcattatataaatattcaaaatgttttcttttaaaatttttcgcTTCTCGTATATTAGATCTTTGAAgtgtattcaaatattttattcatctcAACCACAACAAGTAGAAAAGCATGTGGGAAAGGTTGTGAATGTAGCTATAATTGGTGCCCCTAACTCTGGAAAaagtacattaataaataatattgtggaGAGAAAGGTAAGCAGTTATCGAATAcctactatataatatataacatatatctACTGTTCTTATATTTCGTACGTATAACATACCTAATAGTGttaagaattaattttgaattttggtTAGTTGTTGAGTT
This sequence is a window from Plodia interpunctella isolate USDA-ARS_2022_Savannah chromosome 6, ilPloInte3.2, whole genome shotgun sequence. Protein-coding genes within it:
- the LOC128670830 gene encoding uncharacterized protein LOC128670830, with amino-acid sequence MAMAVVAPALFVNHGGGPLPLLGDKDHAGLTKFLRDEVQRHINLNQIKGIILVTAHWEESVVTISSGSHHSLYFDYYGFPPESYKYKYDAPGDPDLANRLQQALKSSGIDSKLDPKRGWDHGVFVPMMLINPKADIPIVQISVLSNQDPEQHYRLGKALHQFRKDGIAIIGSGMSYHNMREFRTLNRREVVNEEFDEFLNRVCTAEDEVKRKEGFVAWRQQPGATDAHPLYAAEHFMPLIVIAGAGGTKPGERIFNWDLSGAFRLSGFIWKHE
- the LOC128670656 gene encoding mpv17-like protein 2; translated protein: MFLRSCIRVRQTVNLFHNHRRSISSLRRGVNYMFKKNLLFTNSITSGGCMSLGDLIQQEIEYEAKILPFRYDWARVARMFIVGTLMGPLHHFYYTQLDKIFPQCNLKTVAIKILCDQAFASPATIIFFFYGMGVLEEKSFSKSTEEIVQKFKYVYLGDCLFWPPVQFINFYFLPTQYRVFYINVATMVFNVFLSYMKHFDQH
- the LOC128670654 gene encoding histone-lysine N-methyltransferase 2D-like isoform X2, which translates into the protein MASTSASSERRIITSAIATLIYQDQSFLENGISFEDLVRAAASQESKYSKKQLETIINKELSSGSLVKLPNGNLALGPADHDGDSSDSFKFEYNMDSNTKMTSSANSSCRSSPQRMRGRPKKRGGGSSNNVSNSTRNSGVRVGERRKMAKKVFDPSDNNVPSKRKRGRPVGSLNKSTIKKRLMGASHSKPDKEGTPPSDGQMSDGSADEIEPEEPIPNETSGGVCSVCHIQKARGSNDRLVECRDCNNKAHLSCLQSGSGILKPRPDNTWQCPHCKTCVVCCETNDAGILTVCSICSDAYHALCHAPRIPERLKAWDQWECNNCLESRPTVMGSPAIIPSNIDYNSQNSPPVDPFLKPHELDRTSSKFGDDVPIDPSLPDITNWTTEDVYEYFIKHLPEAAPILKEQEFDGQAVSMARRADIVKGLGLPLGPALALYRIIVKLQTRKDDWTMCWG
- the LOC128670654 gene encoding histone-lysine N-methyltransferase 2D-like isoform X1 yields the protein MSEIKHKQQILAAIDHLRSRKSRPDLYRICKFMLKCYKVTPKDTKADLKRCLKEKSIFKVDYKDNVSYRNAAKWRKKSNQKMASTSASSERRIITSAIATLIYQDQSFLENGISFEDLVRAAASQESKYSKKQLETIINKELSSGSLVKLPNGNLALGPADHDGDSSDSFKFEYNMDSNTKMTSSANSSCRSSPQRMRGRPKKRGGGSSNNVSNSTRNSGVRVGERRKMAKKVFDPSDNNVPSKRKRGRPVGSLNKSTIKKRLMGASHSKPDKEGTPPSDGQMSDGSADEIEPEEPIPNETSGGVCSVCHIQKARGSNDRLVECRDCNNKAHLSCLQSGSGILKPRPDNTWQCPHCKTCVVCCETNDAGILTVCSICSDAYHALCHAPRIPERLKAWDQWECNNCLESRPTVMGSPAIIPSNIDYNSQNSPPVDPFLKPHELDRTSSKFGDDVPIDPSLPDITNWTTEDVYEYFIKHLPEAAPILKEQEFDGQAVSMARRADIVKGLGLPLGPALALYRIIVKLQTRKDDWTMCWG